One window of Macrococcus sp. 19Msa1099 genomic DNA carries:
- a CDS encoding HlyD family efflux transporter periplasmic adaptor subunit — protein sequence MKRRWLLPVVLSSIIVVLLIATAYAFLSRRQETLFVDEYMKRYHLTVKGTIGQTRTPYFQRGNQSRPAILHVRQGDKVTKGQALFSYEDRSIAANEKELSLKIDNQLIAINQIEGQLAVKQEAFEQSASPRINAELNWLISEYEKHKNELEILKTKESAASEAVDQLTITSETTGIVSEINKEQLQQFTNAKQQFPIVTIAAAETFVTGEVDQKLYKQLEKGMQFDFEIDGKSYKSKLTSLTRTIEHSTAKYYYKAAVDIDEAYVGEVLTFKIYPNVKDHIWLHKDYVNRKKHTYYVQKCYGNRVNEEIIHVKKQSGQYYLVTKGLSSVDELKKY from the coding sequence ATGAAACGACGATGGTTATTACCTGTAGTACTCAGCAGTATCATTGTTGTATTACTTATCGCAACAGCTTATGCATTCTTGAGTAGACGGCAGGAAACATTATTTGTTGACGAGTATATGAAACGCTATCATCTCACAGTTAAAGGTACGATAGGGCAGACACGTACCCCTTACTTTCAGCGTGGTAATCAATCACGGCCAGCGATACTTCATGTAAGGCAAGGGGACAAAGTAACTAAAGGACAGGCGCTCTTTAGTTATGAGGATAGGTCCATCGCCGCAAATGAAAAGGAGTTAAGTCTGAAGATTGATAATCAATTAATTGCAATCAATCAGATTGAAGGACAACTCGCCGTAAAGCAAGAAGCATTTGAACAATCTGCGAGCCCCCGTATTAATGCAGAACTGAACTGGCTGATAAGTGAGTATGAGAAACATAAAAATGAACTTGAGATATTAAAAACGAAGGAAAGTGCGGCAAGTGAAGCGGTTGATCAGCTGACAATCACTTCCGAGACAACAGGAATAGTAAGTGAAATTAATAAAGAACAGCTGCAGCAATTTACAAATGCTAAACAGCAGTTTCCAATCGTAACAATTGCTGCAGCTGAAACTTTCGTTACAGGTGAAGTGGATCAAAAGCTATATAAGCAACTGGAAAAGGGGATGCAGTTCGACTTTGAAATAGATGGAAAATCTTATAAAAGTAAACTCACATCACTGACAAGAACAATCGAGCATAGCACTGCAAAATATTATTATAAAGCAGCGGTAGATATAGATGAAGCCTATGTCGGTGAAGTACTCACTTTTAAAATTTACCCAAACGTTAAAGATCATATATGGTTACATAAAGATTATGTGAATAGAAAAAAGCATACATATTATGTTCAAAAGTGTTATGGGAATCGCGTTAATGAAGAGATTATCCATGTAAAGAAACAGTCCGGACAATATTACCTTGTTACAAAAGGGTTATCGTCAGTCGATGAACTGAAAAAATATTGA
- a CDS encoding neutral zinc metallopeptidase: protein MKWQGRQGSSNVEDARGSGGFSGGSPMVIGGGGMGCLGIIVMIVIVLLGGNPMDYMGGESQPTQTQNQQQDNGNNDIFDTGNVKTDAGNDGAATEQSLDERGQFASVVLKDTEDVWHKIFQDYDKSYTEPRMVLYSDAVRSGCGQASAQMGPFYCPVDQKIYIDLSFMDELDQKFDAPGDFAMAYVIAHEVGHHVQNELGILPKFHQLRNQLSETEYNKYSVAVELQADYFAGVYAKHAQEMGYTDDGDLEEAIKAAHAVGDDTIQKNALGRANPDTFTHGSSAERMDWFKRGYEAGDFSQGNTFKARGLDF from the coding sequence ATGAAATGGCAAGGTAGACAGGGGAGTTCTAATGTAGAAGATGCGAGAGGCTCTGGTGGCTTTTCTGGTGGCAGCCCGATGGTTATCGGTGGCGGTGGTATGGGATGTTTAGGAATCATCGTCATGATTGTTATCGTATTGTTGGGTGGTAACCCGATGGATTACATGGGTGGTGAAAGTCAACCTACGCAAACACAAAATCAGCAACAAGATAATGGCAACAATGATATTTTTGATACAGGAAACGTTAAGACGGATGCCGGGAACGATGGCGCTGCGACGGAACAATCTTTAGATGAACGTGGACAGTTTGCATCAGTTGTACTGAAAGATACGGAAGACGTTTGGCATAAGATATTCCAGGATTATGATAAATCTTATACTGAACCGAGAATGGTGTTATATTCAGATGCAGTACGTTCAGGATGTGGACAAGCAAGTGCTCAAATGGGACCATTCTATTGTCCGGTTGATCAGAAGATTTATATCGACCTATCTTTTATGGACGAACTGGATCAGAAGTTCGATGCGCCCGGAGATTTCGCAATGGCTTATGTTATTGCACATGAGGTTGGACATCACGTGCAGAATGAACTTGGAATCTTACCGAAATTCCATCAGTTAAGAAACCAATTATCTGAAACTGAGTACAATAAATATTCTGTTGCTGTTGAGTTGCAGGCAGACTATTTTGCAGGTGTCTATGCAAAGCATGCACAAGAAATGGGTTATACAGATGATGGAGATTTAGAAGAAGCGATTAAAGCTGCCCATGCAGTTGGAGACGACACAATTCAGAAGAATGCATTAGGACGTGCAAATCCAGATACTTTTACACATGGTTCTAGTGCCGAACGTATGGACTGGTTTAAGCGTGGTTATGAAGCAGGAGACTTTAGTCAGGGGAATACATTTAAAGCAAGGGGTTTAGACTTTTAA